A genome region from Dehalococcoidia bacterium includes the following:
- a CDS encoding MaoC/PaaZ C-terminal domain-containing protein — translation MYYLEDFKVGKSYKPKGRYIITEDEIMEIGQRWDPQPFHIDHEAASNSVFGGLIACSIHLFAIVCWFSHQLDESVAAVAGLGWDKVRMHTPVKAGDEISCKVKILEARLSNSRPDCGVITVQNDLFSQRNELVYSAQNSFLILRRPSESS, via the coding sequence ATGTATTATCTCGAAGACTTCAAAGTCGGGAAATCATATAAACCCAAAGGGCGGTACATAATAACAGAAGATGAAATTATGGAAATTGGACAACGTTGGGACCCACAACCATTTCATATAGACCATGAGGCTGCATCAAATTCGGTATTTGGTGGCCTTATTGCTTGCTCAATACATTTGTTTGCAATAGTATGCTGGTTTTCGCATCAACTAGACGAATCTGTGGCGGCTGTGGCTGGGCTTGGATGGGATAAGGTCCGGATGCATACGCCTGTGAAGGCGGGTGACGAAATTTCCTGTAAGGTTAAAATCTTAGAAGCAAGACTGTCTAATAGCCGACCTGATTGTGGTGTGATTACTGTTCAGAATGATTTGTTTAGTCAACGGAATGAGTTAGTTTATTCAGCGCAGAATTCGTTCTTAATACTGCGCCGTCCAAGTGAGTCTAGTTAG
- a CDS encoding RibD family protein — translation MAMTKVIMHNSISLDGSFTDFEVNMGLHYQIASTYKADANLIGSNTIKTGIEIYSGEIPLENEGDLTKPDRSVALPYWVIADTKGITQGLLHTCRSFEFCKDVIVLISQQTNEDYMNYLKDRNYDYLVCGNEHIDFEKALSALSTKYGIKTILIDSGPTLNGVLLSKGLIDEISLLVSPILVGGKSDKLLAHLNNGSTNINLKLLACEDVEKELVLLRYEVLKGNPDLS, via the coding sequence ATGGCAATGACCAAGGTAATTATGCACAATTCCATAAGCCTGGATGGCTCCTTCACAGACTTCGAAGTCAATATGGGCCTACACTATCAAATAGCAAGTACGTACAAGGCAGATGCAAACCTAATCGGCTCTAATACAATTAAAACAGGAATTGAAATTTACAGCGGAGAAATACCGCTAGAGAATGAAGGGGACCTCACCAAACCAGACAGAAGTGTAGCTTTACCTTACTGGGTTATTGCAGACACAAAGGGTATTACCCAAGGCCTGCTACACACATGTAGAAGTTTTGAATTCTGCAAAGACGTGATTGTATTAATCTCACAGCAGACGAACGAAGACTATATGAATTATCTCAAAGATAGAAATTACGACTATTTGGTATGCGGGAATGAACATATAGACTTTGAGAAAGCACTCAGTGCTTTGAGTACAAAGTATGGGATAAAGACGATTCTAATAGATTCAGGCCCCACGCTAAACGGAGTATTGCTTAGTAAAGGCCTTATAGATGAAATAAGTCTATTAGTGTCTCCCATCCTGGTCGGAGGCAAATCAGATAAGTTACTTGCTCATCTTAATAATGGGAGCACAAACATTAACCTGAAGCTTTTGGCATGCGAAGATGTTGAAAAGGAACTTGTATTGTTAAGATATGAGGTACTGAAGGGAAACCCTGATTTATCCTAG
- a CDS encoding SDR family oxidoreductase encodes MLDSFGERIPVGRLGKPEDIAWAVLFLASDATEYIAGFTLFVDGDMLLGRGWKHLG; translated from the coding sequence ATCCTCGATTCTTTCGGTGAGAGGATACCGGTGGGTCGTCTGGGGAAGCCGGAGGATATTGCATGGGCAGTGCTCTTCCTGGCCTCGGATGCTACCGAGTACATCGCTGGGTTTACACTCTTCGTCGATGGGGACATGCTTCTCGGCCGCGGATGGAAGCATTTAGGGTAA
- a CDS encoding DUF3820 family protein: MLDELVSLRMPFGKYKDRILCDLPDPYLVWFHRNGFPQGKMGMLLAALYEIKLNGLEYLLKPIRKKP, encoded by the coding sequence ATGCTGGATGAATTGGTATCTCTACGAATGCCTTTCGGTAAATACAAAGATCGCATCCTTTGTGATCTGCCTGACCCTTATCTAGTATGGTTTCACCGGAACGGTTTTCCTCAGGGGAAAATGGGCATGCTCTTGGCTGCTCTTTATGAAATCAAACTTAACGGATTGGAATATCTTCTGAAGCCAATCAGGAAAAAGCCGTGA
- a CDS encoding nuclear transport factor 2 family protein, with the protein MNTEKAVELANKILLAWNTQDVESVISCYTEDCIYQDPNTRGPVKGHDAFRRYLRRLFQEWKMHWSLREFFLFSDGDGGAFLWHAQITPASGGKTFEINGMDLVMISGERLCRNEVYFDRMSLFNNK; encoded by the coding sequence ATGAATACAGAAAAAGCTGTTGAACTTGCCAATAAAATTCTTTTAGCCTGGAATACACAAGATGTGGAGAGTGTAATATCATGCTATACAGAAGATTGCATTTATCAAGACCCTAATACACGGGGGCCTGTAAAAGGGCATGATGCTTTTCGTAGATACTTAAGGCGGTTATTCCAAGAATGGAAGATGCATTGGTCACTACGAGAGTTTTTCTTATTTTCTGATGGGGATGGTGGTGCGTTTCTATGGCATGCACAGATAACACCAGCATCTGGGGGAAAGACTTTCGAGATAAATGGAATGGACCTCGTTATGATAAGTGGAGAAAGGCTTTGCCGAAACGAGGTTTATTTCGACCGAATGTCTCTATTCAACAATAAATAA
- a CDS encoding GIY-YIG nuclease family protein, producing MSDWYLYLLRCSDGSLYTGITTNVARRFAEHRENSGTGAKYLRGRRPLMLVFQKKLGSRSLALAVESKVKRLSKKRKEDLIRTNEHIEVIIKKVEV from the coding sequence ATGTCTGACTGGTATTTGTATCTGTTAAGATGTAGCGATGGAAGTTTGTATACTGGAATTACGACTAATGTTGCCCGCAGGTTTGCTGAGCATCGGGAAAATAGTGGTACAGGAGCAAAGTACCTGCGAGGTAGGAGGCCTCTGATGTTAGTTTTCCAAAAGAAATTGGGGAGTAGAAGCTTGGCACTTGCTGTGGAAAGTAAGGTCAAGAGACTGTCAAAGAAGAGGAAAGAAGACCTGATAAGAACCAATGAACATATTGAAGTAATAATCAAAAAGGTCGAGGTGTAA
- a CDS encoding HRDC domain-containing protein: protein MAVSLPLPIEIVSQSFQLGVAVKAMLGSRYIALDTESNSLHHYPEQLCLIQIATRYRVYIIDTIVLKELDSLREVLGDDSTKKVVHGADYDIRSLDQHCGFHIRNLYDTNIAARFAGMTRVSLAALIEDLLGVTIPKSKRLQRADWGHRPLSTEALDYAATDVSYLLALQETLNPRLRTLGRTEWVAEECARLEEVRYTAPDSETAYLSVKGAKNLDGRGLAIMQSLFRFREEEARRQHRPPFFVIPDAALIFLATTPTATISKVPGLGQTGLKRFGQGLQQALHNGMTAPLIHRQHPIKAERASKKQVQRLSRLKEWRTSLGSSLSLDPSLLWPLTSLERLAKAPDTLKVELTYDNIRRWQRNVVASSLQTCLESLP, encoded by the coding sequence ATGGCAGTCTCGCTACCGCTTCCCATCGAAATCGTTAGTCAGTCTTTTCAACTCGGCGTCGCTGTCAAGGCGATGCTCGGCTCTCGATACATCGCCCTCGATACCGAGTCCAACAGCCTCCACCACTATCCCGAGCAGCTCTGCCTCATTCAGATCGCCACCCGCTACAGAGTCTACATCATCGATACGATCGTCTTGAAGGAGCTTGATTCCCTCAGAGAAGTCTTAGGAGACGACTCCACCAAGAAAGTCGTTCATGGCGCGGACTACGACATCCGTAGCCTCGACCAGCATTGCGGATTTCATATCCGCAACCTGTACGATACTAACATTGCTGCCCGCTTTGCCGGCATGACACGCGTTAGCTTGGCAGCCCTCATCGAGGACCTACTGGGCGTAACTATCCCCAAGAGCAAGCGACTCCAGCGAGCCGACTGGGGGCATCGTCCGCTCTCCACGGAGGCCCTCGACTACGCCGCTACCGATGTCAGCTACCTCCTCGCTCTGCAAGAGACTCTTAACCCACGACTCCGGACCCTGGGTCGTACGGAATGGGTTGCCGAAGAGTGTGCTCGGCTCGAAGAGGTGAGATATACCGCACCAGATTCAGAGACGGCATACCTCTCTGTCAAAGGGGCTAAGAACCTAGACGGACGCGGCCTGGCGATTATGCAAAGTCTTTTTCGATTTCGGGAAGAAGAAGCCCGACGCCAGCACCGGCCACCCTTCTTTGTAATACCCGATGCTGCCCTCATATTTCTCGCCACTACTCCCACAGCCACAATCTCGAAGGTTCCCGGTCTTGGACAAACTGGGTTGAAACGGTTCGGGCAGGGCCTGCAGCAGGCACTACACAACGGCATGACTGCGCCACTGATACACCGGCAACATCCTATTAAGGCCGAACGAGCCAGCAAAAAGCAGGTGCAGCGTCTGAGTCGCCTTAAAGAGTGGCGCACATCGCTAGGCTCCAGTCTTTCCCTTGATCCTTCGCTCCTCTGGCCCTTAACCAGCCTGGAACGGCTTGCCAAAGCGCCTGATACTCTAAAAGTCGAGCTTACCTACGATAACATCCGTCGGTGGCAGCGCAATGTGGTTGCCTCCTCTCTCCAAACCTGTCTGGAATCATTGCCATGA